A window of the Mus pahari chromosome 1, PAHARI_EIJ_v1.1, whole genome shotgun sequence genome harbors these coding sequences:
- the Gpha2 gene encoding glycoprotein hormone alpha-2 — translation MPMAQQVLLLCLLGLAVTEGHGPEASIPGCHLHPFNVTVRSGRRGTCQGSHVAQACVGHCESSAFPSRYSVLVASGCRHNITSASQCCTISSLKKVRVWLQCVGNQRGELEIFTARACQCDMCRLSRY, via the exons ATGCCCATGGCACAACAAGTCTTGCTCCTCTGCCTGCTGGGCCTGGCAGTCACTGAAGGGCATGGTCCAGAGGCATCCATCCCAGGCTGCCACTTGCACC CCTTCAATGTGACGGTGCGAAGTGGTCGCCGCGGCACCTGCCAGGGCTCCCACGTGGCACAGGCATGTGTCGGACACTGTGAGTCTAGTGCTTTCCCTTCCCGGTACTCTGTGCTGGTGGCCAGCGGCTGTCGGCACAAcatcacctctgcctcccagtgctgcaCCATCAGCAGCCTCAAAAAG GTGAGGGTGTGGCTGCAGTGTGTGGGGAACCAGCGTGGGGAGCTTGAGATCTTTACTGCCAGGGCCTGCCAGTGTGATATGTGCCGTCTCTCCCGCTACTAG